In the genome of Waddliaceae bacterium, one region contains:
- a CDS encoding carbohydrate porin, translating into MMKKVFYSFAVLSLTMASLTAEDSNNNNKEERVNASERRLNYNESIANKEKRAQQEEMNSDDENSVPRVVEKRVLSYPRGYQASQHWPLSVSASGDYIDFEDGSGWSVCYMDAYMALNWLASDIVYIAPHRDFFSIYDYRLCNVTTGQEVRANFDVGPLIYGEFTLTIVDIDSYDNTIVLSDGTIWNISAFDSYRMGDWIVGDAVIIGVNDFGFLAISEPYILINSSNGENVRAGFNF; encoded by the coding sequence AAGATAGTAATAATAACAATAAAGAAGAGCGAGTCAACGCTTCCGAGCGCAGATTAAATTATAACGAATCTATTGCTAACAAAGAGAAGCGTGCTCAGCAAGAAGAGATGAACAGTGACGACGAAAATTCTGTTCCTAGAGTTGTTGAGAAGAGGGTTTTATCATATCCTCGCGGTTACCAAGCTTCTCAACATTGGCCTCTTTCAGTTTCTGCTAGCGGCGATTATATTGACTTTGAAGATGGCTCTGGGTGGAGTGTTTGTTATATGGATGCATATATGGCCCTTAATTGGCTTGCCAGCGATATTGTCTACATCGCTCCTCACAGAGATTTTTTCTCTATATATGATTATAGGTTGTGTAATGTCACTACAGGACAAGAAGTCAGAGCTAATTTTGATGTAGGGCCTCTTATTTATGGAGAGTTCACCCTTACTATTGTTGATATAGATTCATATGATAATACGATAGTTCTAAGCGACGGTACCATATGGAACATCTCTGCTTTCGACAGTTATCGTATGGGTGACTGGATTGTTGGCGATGCTGTGATCATCGGTGTCAATGATTTTGGTTTCTTGGCAATTTCTGAGCCATATATTCTTATAAACTCCAGCAATGGCGAAAATGTCCGTGCAGGCTTTAATTTCTAA